Proteins co-encoded in one Halorussus lipolyticus genomic window:
- the gcvPB gene encoding aminomethyl-transferring glycine dehydrogenase subunit GcvPB, with amino-acid sequence MNYDQARWTDGKVAEGEDADGQYEPLLSEKNSEEVEVDSPLPDELTRDSVELPDLSEPELARHYTRLSQMNYGVESGPYPLGSCTMKYNPKFTEDVAALPSAGVHHDRSDRSLQGSLALMHGLQDYLAEIGGMDAVSLQPPAGAAGEFTGILVAKAFHEANGEGDQRDEIIVPDSAHGTNFASAALAGYEVVELPSGDDGRVDLEALEAAASDRTALFMLTNPNTLGLFERDIEEVADIVHDAGGLLYYDGANLNALLGQARPGDMGFDIMHYNVHKTFATPHGGGGPGAGPVGVVSNLAEFLPAPRVREAEEGGGFERFDPESTVGKVHGFEGNWLVLVKAYAYIARLGHEGLADAAEKAVLNANYLASQTDYEVPFEPFHHEFVASAGDQDAADVAKRMLDYGVHPPTTKWPEIVSEALMTEPTEIEGKDTLDQLAEAFNAVAGEDDETLANAPNRTTARRIDQTSAARNLRLSWQSLDSGE; translated from the coding sequence ATGAACTACGACCAAGCACGTTGGACCGACGGCAAGGTAGCAGAGGGCGAGGACGCAGACGGCCAGTACGAACCGCTCCTGTCCGAGAAAAATTCCGAGGAGGTCGAGGTCGATTCGCCCCTGCCCGACGAGTTGACCCGCGACAGCGTAGAACTGCCCGACCTCTCTGAGCCGGAACTCGCGCGCCACTACACTCGGCTGTCCCAGATGAACTACGGCGTCGAGTCCGGTCCCTACCCCCTCGGTAGCTGTACGATGAAGTACAACCCCAAGTTCACCGAGGACGTGGCCGCGCTCCCCTCCGCCGGCGTCCACCACGACCGGTCGGACCGGAGCCTGCAGGGCAGTCTGGCCCTGATGCACGGCCTGCAGGACTACCTCGCGGAAATCGGCGGGATGGACGCCGTGAGCCTCCAGCCTCCGGCGGGCGCGGCGGGCGAGTTCACCGGGATTCTGGTCGCCAAGGCCTTCCACGAGGCCAACGGCGAGGGCGACCAGCGCGACGAAATCATCGTCCCCGACAGCGCCCACGGCACCAACTTCGCCAGCGCGGCACTCGCTGGCTACGAAGTGGTCGAACTCCCCTCGGGCGACGACGGCCGGGTGGACTTGGAGGCGCTGGAAGCCGCCGCCAGCGACCGAACCGCGCTATTCATGCTGACGAACCCGAACACGCTGGGACTGTTCGAGCGCGACATCGAGGAGGTCGCCGACATCGTTCACGACGCGGGCGGTCTGCTCTACTACGACGGCGCGAACCTGAACGCCCTGCTGGGACAGGCCCGACCCGGCGACATGGGCTTCGACATCATGCACTACAACGTCCACAAGACGTTCGCCACGCCCCACGGCGGCGGCGGACCGGGCGCTGGCCCGGTCGGCGTAGTCTCGAATCTCGCGGAGTTCCTGCCCGCGCCCCGAGTCCGCGAGGCCGAGGAGGGCGGCGGCTTCGAGCGCTTCGACCCCGAATCGACGGTGGGCAAGGTCCACGGCTTCGAGGGCAACTGGCTGGTCCTCGTCAAAGCCTACGCTTACATCGCCCGCCTCGGCCACGAGGGACTGGCCGACGCGGCGGAGAAGGCGGTGCTGAACGCCAACTATCTGGCCAGTCAGACCGACTACGAGGTTCCCTTCGAGCCGTTCCACCACGAGTTCGTCGCCAGCGCGGGCGACCAAGACGCCGCCGACGTGGCAAAGCGCATGCTCGACTACGGCGTCCACCCGCCGACGACCAAGTGGCCCGAAATCGTCTCCGAGGCCCTGATGACCGAACCCACCGAAATCGAGGGCAAGGACACCCTCGACCAACTCGCCGAGGCGTTCAACGCCGTCGCCGGCGAGGACGACGAGACGCTGGCGAACGCGCCGAACCGGACCACGGCCCGGCGCATCGACCAGACCAGCGCGGCCCGGAATCTGCGGTTGTCGTGGCAGTCGCTCGATAGCGGGGAGTAG
- the gcvPA gene encoding aminomethyl-transferring glycine dehydrogenase subunit GcvPA yields MSGRHEQGERGSPYAPHTAEETEAMLSAVGADDVTELFDIPASVAFDGEFDIEERTEREAERHVRSLLSRNDDLTEFLGRGHYEHYVPSLVDHLSLRSEFLTSYTQYQPEVTQGFLQALFEYQSMLVELTGLGIVNASMYDHATALAEAALLSARVRSTDGDRVLVPDYLLENRRDVLENYTDGAGLSVETFATDDGNVDTDALAEAIDDDAVMIYAENPTTRGTVEENLTEIGELADDHGALFCLGSDPVALSILQEPESVGADIVVGDAATLGLPTAYGMGLGLFATREDFVRQVPGRLVGASEDAADKRTYTLTLQTREQHIRRERATSNICTNQAWVALRTAIHAAYLGPDGLVDLANDCVVLADSLADELDAVTGVQAPVHDRHHFREFVAHTDQPAGAVAEDLEAEGFAVHAVGEHEVQVCITDANEHAADELVAAFEEVA; encoded by the coding sequence ATGAGCGGACGACACGAGCAAGGGGAGCGCGGAAGTCCCTACGCGCCCCACACCGCCGAGGAGACCGAGGCGATGCTCTCGGCCGTCGGCGCGGACGACGTAACTGAACTGTTCGACATCCCGGCGTCGGTCGCGTTCGACGGGGAGTTCGACATCGAGGAGCGAACCGAGCGCGAGGCCGAGCGCCACGTCCGAAGCCTGCTGTCGCGCAACGACGACCTGACCGAGTTCCTCGGTCGGGGCCACTACGAACACTACGTGCCCTCGCTGGTTGACCACCTCTCCCTGCGGTCGGAGTTTCTGACCTCCTACACCCAGTACCAGCCAGAGGTCACGCAGGGGTTCCTACAGGCCCTGTTCGAGTACCAGTCGATGCTCGTGGAGTTGACCGGATTGGGCATCGTCAACGCCTCGATGTACGACCACGCCACCGCGCTGGCCGAGGCGGCCCTGCTCTCAGCGCGCGTCCGGTCCACCGACGGCGACCGAGTGCTGGTGCCCGACTACCTCCTCGAAAACCGCCGGGACGTGCTGGAGAACTACACCGACGGCGCGGGCCTCTCGGTCGAAACGTTCGCCACCGACGACGGCAACGTCGATACCGACGCGCTCGCCGAGGCCATCGACGACGACGCCGTGATGATTTACGCCGAGAACCCGACGACGCGCGGAACCGTCGAGGAGAACCTGACCGAAATCGGCGAGTTGGCGGACGACCACGGCGCGCTGTTCTGCCTTGGCTCTGACCCCGTGGCGCTCTCGATTCTGCAGGAACCCGAATCGGTCGGTGCGGACATCGTGGTCGGTGACGCGGCCACCCTCGGCCTGCCGACCGCCTACGGGATGGGACTGGGCCTGTTCGCCACGCGCGAGGACTTCGTGCGCCAAGTCCCCGGTCGCCTCGTCGGTGCGAGCGAGGACGCCGCCGACAAGCGAACCTACACCCTCACCCTCCAGACCCGCGAACAGCACATCCGCCGGGAGCGCGCCACCAGTAACATCTGCACGAATCAGGCGTGGGTCGCGCTCCGGACCGCCATCCACGCCGCCTACCTCGGTCCCGACGGACTCGTGGACCTCGCCAACGACTGCGTGGTCCTCGCGGACTCGCTGGCCGACGAACTGGACGCCGTGACGGGCGTGCAGGCTCCGGTCCACGACCGCCACCACTTCCGGGAGTTCGTGGCTCACACCGACCAACCCGCCGGAGCAGTCGCCGAGGACCTCGAAGCAGAAGGCTTCGCGGTCCACGCGGTCGGCGAACACGAGGTGCAGGTCTGTATCACGGACGCGAACGAACACGCCGCGGACGAACTCGTCGCGGCCTTCGAGGAGGTGGCCTGA
- a CDS encoding DUF7504 family protein produces MSSSNPRDFKRGSDESPPDDDFADFLDLLNELKSTGCNLLVVGDAPRELFTQASSRMLGDDDVVRYRTLAVTDATPESIAERLPDPSESPRPVGETTHVLNHAGALRSVTAATDPTTPPDLAGVKETRIADPQLAGLQSALVEAIEEFANRGDSLHPGDLRVGIDSLEPLLDHYGEEVVRRCLRIVGGYVRDHDAMAHYILPKPYDSEVVQLFADDMDAIVEIQLDDTAEDGRVGKQRWHVPSKDLTIGWASI; encoded by the coding sequence ATGTCGTCCTCAAACCCCCGCGATTTCAAACGTGGGTCCGACGAATCGCCTCCCGACGACGATTTCGCGGACTTTCTCGACCTCCTGAACGAGTTGAAATCCACCGGGTGCAATCTTCTCGTCGTCGGCGACGCGCCGCGAGAGTTGTTCACGCAGGCGAGTTCCCGGATGTTGGGGGACGACGACGTGGTTCGCTATCGTACCCTTGCAGTTACGGACGCAACTCCGGAGAGCATCGCCGAGCGACTCCCCGACCCGAGCGAGTCGCCACGCCCGGTCGGCGAGACGACCCACGTTCTCAACCACGCCGGGGCGCTCCGGTCGGTCACGGCCGCGACGGACCCGACCACCCCGCCGGACCTCGCTGGCGTCAAGGAGACCCGTATCGCGGACCCGCAGTTGGCCGGGCTTCAGTCCGCGCTGGTCGAAGCTATCGAGGAGTTCGCAAATCGCGGCGACTCGCTCCATCCGGGAGACCTCCGAGTCGGTATCGACTCGCTGGAGCCGCTTCTCGACCACTACGGCGAGGAGGTCGTTCGGCGCTGTCTTCGCATCGTCGGGGGCTACGTCCGGGACCACGACGCGATGGCCCATTATATTCTGCCGAAACCCTACGACAGCGAGGTCGTACAACTATTCGCCGACGATATGGACGCTATCGTAGAAATTCAGTTGGACGACACGGCCGAGGATGGCCGAGTCGGCAAGCAACGATGGCACGTCCCGAGTAAGGACCTGACCATCGGATGGGCGTCGATTTAA
- the gcvH gene encoding glycine cleavage system protein GcvH has protein sequence MSFEVPDDRKYLESHEWVDDADDTAKIGISDFAQDELGDVVFVELPSEGDDLAAGDEFGVVESIKAVSDLYSPVSGTVTAVNDALADQPELVNDDPFGEGWMVEVELAEDSGMDDLLTADEYREQIE, from the coding sequence ATGAGCTTCGAAGTTCCCGACGACCGAAAGTATCTCGAATCGCACGAGTGGGTAGACGACGCGGACGACACCGCCAAAATCGGCATCTCCGACTTCGCGCAGGACGAACTCGGCGACGTGGTGTTCGTCGAACTCCCGAGCGAGGGCGACGACCTCGCGGCCGGCGACGAGTTCGGCGTGGTCGAGTCCATCAAGGCCGTCTCGGACCTCTACTCGCCAGTCAGCGGCACCGTCACCGCGGTCAACGACGCGCTGGCCGACCAGCCGGAACTCGTCAACGACGACCCCTTCGGCGAGGGCTGGATGGTCGAGGTGGAGTTGGCGGAGGACAGCGGCATGGACGACCTGCTGACCGCCGACGAGTACCGCGAGCAGATAGAATAG
- the gcvT gene encoding glycine cleavage system aminomethyltransferase GcvT gives MTLRKPPLRDVHAAEGATFTEFGGWDMPVEFDSIKVEHRAVRDEAGIFDVSHMGQIEVSGPDADALMQKLTTNDVSELGHGDSHYSMITDEEGTILDDTVVYRLPADHDAEFLFVPNAGHDEQMHQRWTDHRDEWDLDATVHNATDEYCMYAIQGPDAPNLVNSAAEGSVSDISKFEGRYVEFAGADCWTARTGYTGEDGFEVIVPTDSAEAVWDLFDCQPCGLGSRDTLRMEQGFLLSGQDFDADENPRNPYEAGVGWTVKLDTEFVGRDALEQASEEGVEEEFVGIKLVDRGVPRHGYDITDTDDHVIGEVTSGTMSPTLSEPIALGYVPTDSSDPGTVVRVVVRGQSKKAKIASTPFLSDDQ, from the coding sequence ATGACCCTTCGGAAGCCGCCACTGCGCGACGTTCACGCCGCCGAGGGAGCGACGTTCACCGAGTTCGGTGGGTGGGACATGCCCGTCGAGTTCGACTCCATCAAGGTCGAACACCGAGCAGTCCGCGACGAGGCGGGCATCTTCGACGTGTCCCACATGGGCCAAATCGAAGTCTCCGGCCCCGACGCCGACGCGCTGATGCAGAAGCTCACGACAAACGACGTGAGCGAACTCGGCCACGGCGACTCCCACTACTCGATGATTACCGACGAGGAGGGGACGATTCTGGACGACACCGTGGTCTACCGGCTTCCGGCCGACCACGACGCCGAGTTCCTTTTCGTGCCCAACGCGGGCCACGACGAGCAGATGCACCAGCGCTGGACCGACCACCGCGACGAGTGGGACTTGGACGCCACGGTCCACAACGCCACCGACGAGTACTGCATGTACGCGATTCAGGGGCCTGACGCCCCGAACCTCGTGAACTCGGCGGCCGAGGGTTCGGTCTCGGACATCTCGAAGTTCGAGGGGCGATACGTCGAGTTCGCCGGCGCTGACTGCTGGACCGCCCGCACCGGCTACACCGGCGAGGACGGCTTCGAGGTCATCGTCCCGACCGATTCGGCCGAGGCCGTCTGGGACCTGTTCGACTGCCAGCCCTGCGGTCTCGGGTCGCGCGACACCCTCCGGATGGAACAGGGCTTCCTGCTGTCCGGGCAGGACTTCGACGCCGACGAGAACCCCCGCAACCCCTACGAGGCGGGCGTCGGGTGGACGGTCAAACTCGACACCGAATTCGTGGGCCGGGATGCCTTGGAGCAGGCCAGCGAGGAGGGCGTCGAAGAGGAGTTCGTCGGCATCAAACTCGTGGACCGCGGGGTCCCGCGCCACGGCTACGACATCACCGACACCGACGACCACGTTATCGGCGAGGTCACCAGCGGGACGATGAGTCCCACCCTCTCCGAACCTATCGCGCTCGGCTACGTACCGACCGACTCCTCGGACCCCGGCACCGTCGTCCGGGTCGTGGTTCGGGGGCAGTCGAAAAAAGCTAAGATTGCGAGTACGCCATTTCTGAGTGACGACCAATGA
- a CDS encoding DUF7504 family protein, with the protein MTTELRFRGGSNARFSKWLANLKQVGSNILVTGEVPDSVSAQASRNFFGCADRRFRVLGLTDQSITSAEARLPDETSSDDPTTWIIDQRQGERSVPATASGVTDELNPLQTDDARQLREEVQTAISFYDEQADGLDPAELRVGVDSLSPLVQQDLNATERALQTLGETVRGVQGMAHYHLRVPADSEIVEDLMHLFDARVELRKRPRRDPEQRWYAPDIDAATPWMGL; encoded by the coding sequence ATGACGACGGAGCTACGGTTTCGCGGCGGGTCCAACGCCCGCTTCTCGAAATGGCTCGCCAATCTCAAGCAGGTCGGAAGCAACATTCTCGTCACCGGCGAGGTCCCCGACTCGGTATCCGCGCAGGCCTCTCGCAACTTCTTCGGGTGCGCGGACCGCCGGTTTCGCGTCCTCGGGTTGACCGACCAGTCGATTACGAGCGCCGAGGCCCGACTTCCCGACGAGACCTCCTCGGACGACCCCACGACGTGGATTATCGACCAGCGCCAAGGCGAGCGGTCGGTCCCCGCGACTGCTTCGGGCGTGACCGACGAGTTGAACCCCCTGCAAACCGACGACGCCCGCCAGCTCCGCGAGGAGGTACAGACCGCGATTAGTTTCTACGACGAGCAAGCCGACGGCCTCGACCCGGCGGAACTCCGCGTGGGCGTCGATTCGCTCTCGCCGCTCGTCCAGCAGGACCTCAACGCCACCGAGCGCGCCCTCCAGACGCTCGGCGAGACGGTCCGGGGTGTGCAGGGCATGGCCCACTACCACCTCCGCGTCCCGGCCGACAGCGAAATCGTCGAGGACCTGATGCACCTTTTCGACGCCCGCGTCGAACTCCGGAAGCGTCCTCGGCGCGACCCAGAACAGCGGTGGTACGCGCCCGACATCGACGCCGCGACCCCGTGGATGGGCCTCTGA
- a CDS encoding DUF7503 family protein: protein MTQNETLERIAQHPRLVGFLFTMSLALAHAGSAAANGASMTPGP from the coding sequence ATGACGCAGAACGAAACCCTCGAACGAATCGCACAGCACCCCCGACTAGTCGGTTTCCTGTTCACGATGAGTCTGGCCCTCGCGCACGCTGGAAGTGCGGCGGCGAATGGCGCAAGTATGACTCCCGGACCCTGA